AAGTCCTGAGGCGACCGGCACGGTGATCGGCACCAACCCGGTAAACCAGCCCGTCGTTCTGAGTTCTGTCGGCGTCCTACGTGTATCAGTCGTCGTTACCACGTCAAACGTTTCACAGTTGGTCAACTCGCGCTCAGCGAGGGCGGCGCAGGCGAAAACGCCACCGCTAAAACGGGCGCCCGCAGCGACGCAGGCGGCTTCGAATCGCTCGCCCTGTTGCTCGTCCATCAGCGTTTCGGTAAGCAGCTTTCCGGTATGGGGCACCGATAGATCGCCGAGCGGCAACGGGAAGTGCGGCAGGGTTCCGTCGTTGTTGGCAGCGAATTCGACCCAACGGCGCACCCGGGCGGAGTCCAACGTCAAGGCGGCCGTGTCGGCGTACTGTCGGACACAGTGGTCGTCGTAGCGGCCCGCCGGCGGGAGCTCGATCGGCGGGTCGCCTCCCACCAATGCGGAGTACATCATATGGATCTCGATGAAAAGGACGCCCACAATCATCGGATCGACACAGAGATGAGCGATACTCGCATAGAAGGTGAAGTGATCGTCACTCTGAATAATCCCGAACAAGAAGCAGTCCCACTGCAACGGCTGCGGCGTTGCAATGTGGTGGCGCAGCTCCGCCGACGTCATGTTCTGATGCTCAGCTTGGACGACTTCGATATCTGCAGGGTCAGCGATGGTATGCCGAACGATGTGTTCGGCATTGTCGAACTCAAACCAACTGTGGTAGGTGTCGTGGCGGCGAAGGTGTGCGTTGATCGCATAATTCATGGCGCGGATGTTGCACCGGCCAGGTAGATCCCAGGTGAAGATCATCAGGCGCGACATATCGAGACCGCGCGCTACATGATCGCGATAACGTCGAAGGTGTTGAGCTTGTTGATAGCTGGGCGGCACCTCACTTATCGGCGCTTGCCGGGCTTTCGCCTTCGCCGTCGGTGATGCGTGCCAACAGATAATCGAACCTGGGTCCGGCGTCCAGTCGCGGAGCGTTGTAATGCTAAACACTCATTCCTCCTGCACTCGGACCGAGCCCCGCCAGGGCACGCAAGTAAGCTACGGCCAGACGGTGTGACACTCAAACCGGCGGGCGTAATTTCCTCCGACGACGCTCCGCAGACCACAATCGTCAGCGGCGGAGTACGGTTGCTCACCATGTGGTCCACCGTGCTGGTCTTGGCGCTCTCGGTGATCTGCGAGCCGGTACGGATCGGTTTGGTGGTCCTCATGCTCAACAGGCGCCGCCCGCTGCTCCATTTGCTCACATTCTTGTGCGGTGGTTACACGATGGCTGGTGGCGTGGCCATGGTGACGCTTGTGGTCCTCGGGGCCACTCCGTTGGCCGGACATTTCAGTGTGGCCGAGGTACAGATCGGGACCGGGCTGATTGCCTTGCTTATCGCGTTTGCGCTGACCACAAATGTCATAGGCAAGCATGTCCGGCGAGCTACCCACGCCCGCGTCGGAGACGACGGTGGCAGGGTCCTACGGGAGTCGGTACCGCCAAGTGGTGCGCATAAGCTGGCTGTGCGTGCACGTTGTTTTCTGCAGGGCGATTCGCTGTATGTCGCCGGGGTGAGTGGCCTAGGAGCCGCACTGCCTTCGGCCAACTACATGGGCGCGATGGCCGCCATTCTTGCCTCCGGCGCTACGCCGGCAACACAGGCACTGGCTGTCGTTACGTTCAACGTGGTGGCATTCACAGTGGCCGAAGTCCCCCTCGTCAGCTACCTGGCAGCACCGCGTAAGACCCGCGCGTTCATGGCTGCGCTGCAATCATGGCTGCGGTCCCGTAGCCGCCGCGACGCCGCGTTGCTGGTGGCCGCCGGAGGTTGCCTGATGCTCACGCTAGGCCTGAGCAACCTGTAGGCGGCGGCGGGCTTGCCTAACGCAGAGCTCTCACATGAAATGTCCAGGCGTCTCCGACTGCGTTGCGACCGTAAGGCACGATAACGTGTTTGCTATTGCTGCTGGTTTGCGTTGGTCGGCCGCTGTACCGCCGCTACACAAAGGGGACGCTGTGACCAAACTGCTCGTCGGGGCCATCGCGGGCGGAATGCTAGCTTGCGCAGCTATATTGGGCGACGGAATCGCTTCGGCCGATACTGCGTTGATAGTACCCGGTACCGCACCGTCCCCGTACGGGCCACTCAGGTCGCTCTATCATTTCAATCCCGCGATGCAGCCTCAGATCGGCGCGAATTACTACAACCCCACCGCTACCCGCCACGTCGTTTCATATCCAGGCAGCTTTTGGCCTGTCACAGGCTTGAATTCGCCCACCGTCGGCAGTTCTGTCAGTGCCGGGACGAACAATCTCGATGCGGCGATCCGCAGCACTGACGGACCAATCTTCGTGGCCGGGTTATCACAGGGCACGCTCGTGCTTGACCGCGAGCAGGCACGGTTAGCGAATGACCCGACGGCTCCTCCCCCTGGGCAACTCACATTCATCAAGGCCGGCGACCCTAACAATCTTCTTTGGCGGGCGTTTAGGCCGGGAACCCACGTGCCGATCATCGACTACACCGTTCCGGCCCCAGCGGAAAGCCAGTACGACACAATCAATATCGTGGGCCAGTACGACATTTTTTCTGACCCGCCTAATCGTCCGGGCAACCTACTCGCTGACCTCAATGCGATTGCCGCGGGCGGATACTACGGCCACAGCGCCACCGCATTCTCGGACCCAGCTCGCGTTGCGCCTAGGGACATTACGACGACAACGAACAGTTTGGGTGCGACGACCACGACCTACTTCATCCGGACCGATCAGCTACCTCTGGTGCGGGCGCTGGTGGACATGGCGGGCCTGCCCCCGCAGGCGGCGGGAACAGTTGATGCCGCACTGCGGCCCATAATTGACAGGGCTTATCAGCCCGGACCAGCACCCGCTGTGAACCCGCGTGATTTGGTCCAGGGCATCCGCGGTATCCCCGCCATCGCCCCTGCCATCGCCATCCCTATCGGCAGCACCACCGGGGCCAGTGCCGCCACCAGCACCGCTGCCGCCACGGCAGCAGCAACAAATGCGCTCCGCGGGGCCAACGTGGGCCCGGGCGCCAACAAGGCGTTGTCGATGGTCCGGGGTTTGCTACCCAAAGGGAAGAAGCACTAGCCATAAAGTCCACGACCTACGGTGGCGTTTCGCAGTTGGGGGTGTAAAGGGGGTTGAGGTCTTCGACGATGGCGGTTGCTGCTGGCCCACCAATCCGTTGCTGCTGACGCCAATCCATCGGGAAGGCCCTGGGTGGCGTCTTGGTGCGCCCGGAGGGGCAGCCCGTTGGCGCCCGTCGTCGAGCGTGAACTGAGGGCGGACCTCGGGCAGACACGCCGAGGTCTTCCTTTTGGGCAGCGTGGAACCGCCCATCATCGAAAGACCTCGACCCCTACCCCGGCAACGACGCGCCGACTACCTCACACCCTCAACTGCGAAGAGATCCTAAAGCCTGAGCCCGTCGTGTAACCAAAGACCGATCAGATCGTCGTCGTCGGGCGGTGATTGCTCTTCTTCTTCCTTGGGCAACAACGGCTTACGTTTGGTTCGTTGGGCACGGCCACGGCGTCGGCCAAGGGGCCACCAGGTTGCCGGCCGCCAGCTTGACGGCAACCACCAGTTCGCCTGCCCAACCAACACGGCAATGGCGGGCACGGTAACGGTACGCACCAAGAAGGTATCCAGCAAAAGCCCGGTCCCTAGGACGAACGCACCTTGAACCACGCTACCCAAGCTGGCGAATACCAGACCGTACATCGAGGCAGCCATGATCAAACCCGCCGCAGTGATCACACCACCTGTTGAGGCCACGGTCCGGATGACACCGGAACGCACCCCCAAGACGGCCTCTTCACGCAGCCTAGAAATAAGCAGCATATTGTAATCTGCGCCCACCGCGACCAATATAACGAAGGTCAATCCCGGAATGCTCCAATGCATTTCCTGACCGAGTAAAAATTGGAACACGATAACGCCAATACCGAGCGCCGCCAGGTACGATACGATAACCGAGCCGATCAGATACAGCGGTGCCACAATCGCACGCAGCAAAACGATCAATATGAGCAGAACGATGCAGACGGTCATGGCGATGATCAATCGGAGGTCGTGATCGGAGTAGTCGCGCGTGTCCTTGAGAACGACGGGCAATCCGACGACAGACACCTTGGCATCGGCCAGTGCGGTATTTGGTTGCGCCCCTCGAGCGGCCGCCGTGATCGCGTCAATTTGGTCCATGGCAGCAGTGCTGAATGGATTCAGGTCGGTTTGTATCAAATACCGTATTGAGTGGCCGTCGGGTGAAATGAAGGCCGCCGCGACTTTTTTGAGTTGGTCTACATTCAGCCCGCCTAGCAGATCCCGATACTCTGACGGCATCGTCTCGGCTTTGACGCTCTCACCGGTGGCATACGACAACAACTCCGGGGGAATATAGAACCCCGCCATCGCCGGCGTGGTCGCGGTGTCCTTCATTGCCAATAGGAACGCCGAGGCCTCGCCCAACCCGAAACCCATCTTCTTCACCTGGTCGACCAACAACTGCACGCCCTCAGCCAGTTGCCGGCTCCCGTCGGCGAGATCATTGACCCCCTTGTTCACCAGGTTG
Above is a window of Mycobacterium tuberculosis H37Rv DNA encoding:
- the papA2 gene encoding trehalose-2-sulfate acyltransferase (polyketide synthase associated protein PapA) — translated: MFSITTLRDWTPDPGSIICWHASPTAKAKARQAPISEVPPSYQQAQHLRRYRDHVARGLDMSRLMIFTWDLPGRCNIRAMNYAINAHLRRHDTYHSWFEFDNAEHIVRHTIADPADIEVVQAEHQNMTSAELRHHIATPQPLQWDCFLFGIIQSDDHFTFYASIAHLCVDPMIVGVLFIEIHMMYSALVGGDPPIELPPAGRYDDHCVRQYADTAALTLDSARVRRWVEFAANNDGTLPHFPLPLGDLSVPHTGKLLTETLMDEQQGERFEAACVAAGARFSGGVFACAALAERELTNCETFDVVTTTDTRRTPTELRTTGWFTGLVPITVPVASGLFDSAARVAQISFDSGKDLATVPFDRVLELARPETGLRPPRPGNFVMSFLDASIAPLSTVANSDLNFRIYDEGRVSHQVSMWVNRYQHQTTVTVLFPDNPIASESVANYIAAMKSIYIRTADGTLATLKPGT
- a CDS encoding integral membrane protein (A core mycobacterial gene; conserved in mycobacterial strains (See Marmiesse et al., 2004 PMID:14766927).), with the translated sequence MWSTVLVLALSVICEPVRIGLVVLMLNRRRPLLHLLTFLCGGYTMAGGVAMVTLVVLGATPLAGHFSVAEVQIGTGLIALLIAFALTTNVIGKHVRRATHARVGDDGGRVLRESVPPSGAHKLAVRARCFLQGDSLYVAGVSGLGAALPSANYMGAMAAILASGATPATQALAVVTFNVVAFTVAEVPLVSYLAAPRKTRAFMAALQSWLRSRSRRDAALLVAAGGCLMLTLGLSNL